DNA from Vanessa tameamea isolate UH-Manoa-2023 chromosome 19, ilVanTame1 primary haplotype, whole genome shotgun sequence:
ATAATTTGATATCtgtatgaataatttttattttaattactaaaatgacTGCTATTTTCGTTACCTATTTGGGAAGTTACTTCATACCTTATCAACTAGCGACAGTAGGTCGAAGtcaaaatttcaaaatcatATACCATTCTCGTTACCAACACGATTTTGTACTTTCAAAGTAACGTATAATGAATTAGTATCGCTTAGCGCTTATGCGCTATCTCACCTGGCGGCTGGAGCGCGGCAGGCGCGCCAGGCGCTGCCCCTGCAGGTCGAAGAGGCGCACCTGGCGGTTGTCGTGCGGGATGGCGATGAGGCCGGCGCCGCTCACGCACACGCGGTTGACGGACGAGTCGGAGCGGATGGTGGCCAGCGCCGAGCGCATGTTGCGCACGTCCCACACCTGACACGAGACCTTACTTAGCCGCCGAGTTCTAGCCGCGCAGACTTCTTTATCTTTGCGTGTTATTCTAACGAGCCATTTAAGCGAATTGTCTCTGAGTGCGGTAGAAGCAAGTTACATTGTAATTTACTTCCCAGGATTGGCAATGTGAAAAAGTACGTTTTGATGTCACACACGCCTGTACTCTATCTTCTGTGCAGatcttaaaataacaataatatcctTCTAATTACTATACAAATACTCActgtttaaatactaattaagtagacattattattattttaaaattctttagaAGTACCAAAGAGTATATTATTCAGTACTATAAcgacaacaaataaaataaatttaaaactccaAAGACCTATTTCGACAAAAATCAACTGTAACGGTAATTAGAACGGCgcatatattaatagtttattatcaAGTCGAATGTACCTTGACAGAGCGGTCATCGGATCCGGACACAACTTTATCTTCACGCGTAAATACTGCTGAGGTAACGCTCCTGAAATTAGTTAAATTGTTCAATCAGACAAAATTTACAACACATCTATACAATTGCACAGGAAAATGGCTTATGTAAGTATGGTCAGcaaaaacattttgaataattatttaattttgacaaaaataaatacgaataccAACTTCACtgtccataaataataataatagtaaaaaaaataaccatgagTCATAGTCGTATTTGCCTCACAGGACAGGAAAATGAGTAAAGtagcttaatttatgtttatcattCATCTGTTGCTCGGTGGTGGTGAAATCTGTATGTGTTGAATGAAAGTCATCAAATAAGAAAGGAGACCTTAGTAGCACTAGAAAATTTACaggattttactttttataatcaattattacattattaaacaaTGTAATAAGATCAAATTGAGCTTGTCAtgacattattaaattagattatacaagtaaaaatataaatctttccAATAAATTTCATactcatttaaatttgaaagtgCAACAGAGATGGCTAGAAATATGCCACTTACATCACATCATTGCAAGctgttaaaaactaaaataaaatatacataatatacccAACAAACATTTTTGTCGTATAAGAAGAAATTACGCAACTAATAATGGTATAAGCGTTGTatagaagtaattttattctgttattcGATTTAGTGCCGCTGATAGTTTTTTCGATTTATAGTCGTGTAAAAACGTCGTAGAAACTTCTATACGACTGTTTTATACAACTATTACACGGTATTTAGTCGTGTAACCAGCGTTGTGGCAGTAGAAACGTTTTCGCGACTTTTATACCGACTATAGTCGTATTAGAGTGTTGTATAAAACTCCTGTACGAATTAAAGTCAATATGACTTTTTTACGACATTTATATGACTGAATGTCCTATAagagttttaaaatacactaaatattacACACACCGCCATTCATTTGCGtcttcgtaaaaataattttacagagtTGAAATGGATAAAAAAAGCTgggcaaacataaaaaaaagtctccACTTTAAgaggaaagttaaaaaaacctaTGCATCATTTCTTACCTCCAATTGTCTTATATCGAATATAAGTACGCGACAAGTTAACTGTAGGCTAACTGGATATGGTTCCGTATAAAATTTTGTGAGTTCTGAGCAACGTATTAATCGAAGCGCAGAAAGTGCATTTAGTGGctctataaaagtaaattcaaacgtagacgaatttgacgaaatgttTGATAATTTGTGTGTTAGTGATAGTCGATTATGATAGCACAAATAAAGCCCATGAAAATGATATACTTcgttataatctaaaaaaatgggcaattaattacaacatttcacAAACTGCTTTGAGGGACCTAAACAAAATTCTTAACGAAAGGATACCCGGATCAGTTCCAAAAGATCCAAGAAAacgtattaatgtaataaaatctgatttagttaaaaagttatcgatatttattatatcacgtATCATTTTCTATCGCAGCTGAaccaataaatacttaataattatatcaaataaaaaggttttacacACTTGGCAATTACTAAATTGAACTCTAATTTCGTTTACTATGGCggaatatttacaaatctattaatgacataaattaaaacgtcgTTTAGAAGTTGTATAAAGGTCTTGTCCTGCACTTTAAATCGTGTAtcggtaatttttaaaacttgctttaaaaaatctcaataaaatattatttatttaattgattacactAGCGCGttcattatatagttaaaactaGCCCATAAAactcgataaaattaatttcccaTCAGATTAACATTCCTTGAACATGAGTTTCGAAGTAAACATACACagagatgaataaataaaaaataatgttcacaaTCAATTAAGTTTGTTCGTGACAGCTTTCAAactcaatttacaattaatattttatcctgtcacttttacaaaaaatatagtctGGTAAGAAGCGTGTTGGATACTGGTATTCGATCAAATGTCGTAAAGCAGCGGTAATAAACACTTTAAGTCTGCCGCACGACCTCTATACGACCTCTATACGACCACTATGCGaccaaaaagtaaattatgcgACGGCTACATGACTCTTATAGGATACTAAGTCGTATAAAATGGGCCTTTTCTTGGTGATGTCGACGTTATAACGGCGTAACGGCGACCAGCTTATAGAACCAAAAGTTACAGTTGGCACGTTGTGGCGACCTGTCAAATGTTTGTTGGGTAAGAGATAAAACTATTGCCTACAAACATAGATAGATAAAttgttaagattaattatagaatactttatttttattacgaaacaAGATTCAGCCCACTTAAAGTTTAGAGGTGAGAGTTGAGCAAGTTTTAGTTACCCAATGTCCTCTGACAATGTAGAAGCAAAATTTTATGGTAATCATTCGATCAGTTAACGCAGGAAAGAGTAATaatcgcatttataaaattagttgggATTCAATGGGGAAAGTAATAATtaccaaaattttatataaaaggatgtgtgaaatataattatatgtatatatatacttactctGTGTGACCTTGGAAAACCGAAACTGAATGTATCGGCTCACGGAAGTCCCATAGACGGAATGTTGTATCCCTTGAGGCTgtcaccaccaaccttgaattGTGATGCGCAGAGGCATGCGTCAACTCGTGATCATGACCTGCGGGAATAACAATGATTTAGTATCTAAAAAAGAAGTTCATAgagtttcaataataataatatcaatttaagatACCTTACAATATGTTCTTAGGGAAAATGTATactataaatagattaataatatgcaCTTATATTTCTTCAATGTTAAAACTTCTTCAAGATTAAACTTGACGTTTTTAACACTATgatacatcaaattaaaataataatctacctGTCAAAATCTGTAAGCAATCTCCTGTTTCGACGTCATACAAATTTGCGGTCCTATCCCATGAAGCAGTGATGACGTGGTCGCCGCCAGTTAGCCAATCAGCAGCAACAACAACACCCATATGACCAGTTAGTTCAATAAGTGGTGTACGTAATACTTCCGGTCTATCACCTTCACCCAGACTTTCTTCACCACCTCCTTCAAGTTCCTCTTCAGATGACTGGCCTCGCTTTAAACGACAAACAAATATGATACCATCAAAAATCATTATTCACCATTATTTTGACTAGTGTTTGTTCAGCGGTTGATATTCATATCTTAGTATACTGAAGGTTATATCCTgcttttgtgtttattttgaaaatatatttatgataatataatgtttatacagaagaatatacaaaagtattccataaaagccgatatacattctattaatacaagaaataagaaaaaacttgtaacccctactttccgtttgcatacggtaaagagaacgttttttggcaatggtatacgcatatataataagataccggtaaatataaccaatttaccgtttacgaaatttaaaaagtttattaatactaaattaataaataagtctgattattcattaaatgagtactttttagaaaaaaaacgcctggatttaggctcgggatccatcacaggacactattttttgtaaaaaaacagcattgtaaatctgtttatttgaaaagagcaactatgcgagtttcttgccgtttcttctcgctggaggctgctttccgaaacggtggtagttttttaatatcgacgaatCAAAAACGGTTTGTTGtgaagtctacttgaataaaaaaaaatgtttttaaattaccgGTAAATCCCAATTAACTGCTGCCTGCCACACGTGTGCTGTGTTGTCACCGCTGCTTGTAAGAGCAATGTCTCTGTTTGGATGAAACCTGATAGAGTTCACTGATCCAGAATGGCCAGTGTACTGAAGCAAACACTTGGCCCATTCCACACTCCATACACAGGCAGTAtgatctacaaaaaaaaattaatttctatttatttacttgtataagAAAAGGGTTCCGGTTCATCTACTACAAGGTACTACATCAGATACTAGATACTATTGCTGATGCCGGAATGCTGAGGAATTGTgatttatctttttttgttatttagtatAGGTTGGCAGACAAtcatatgggccatctgatggtaagtggccaccaccacccatagacaatggtgccataagaaatattaatcattccttacatcaccaatgtgccaccaaccttggtaactatgatgttatgtcccttgtgcctgtagtcacaccggctcatccttcaaaccggaacacaacaatactgagtattgttgtttggtggtagaatatttggttagtaggtggtacctaaccaaacgggcttgcacaaagtcctaccatgaAGATAATAACATGAGTTCATTGTTTGTGATCTAAAATTGCATTTTAACATTGACAGTTATTAATGGAACTTTGGATGTAAAATTTAAGACAAtataataagtagttaaatagagtaaattgttgtgttataaataaagatgtattattCAATGACTATGTGTCCTAAAAATACAgttcattgtatttaattatttagatttataaaaataaaatactgagtattggtaataatttttaaagaataagcGAGCCAGTTAATTAAATAGACAGACACTCTTTCCATCAGAGATTTTGTTAGTTTAAAAATCCTCcctatattattatcattatgaaAATCAAAAGGTGAAAACACTCTAACGAAaccatataatttttgtattgtgtCCATAAGAAACAAAACCTAACTTCAGGtcaaatgaatgaataataaaactatttttagtagtaatgtttattgtgaaatatgtttatgttccaataaaactattacatattaattaacatttgaaTTAATGTTTTTGAATATGTTATACCTTACTTGGCCTTGGTctgatttataatgttttttaagtaTCAAGATTTGAACTGATCAGCcttgaagtaaaaataattataaaaaaaatacttgacaCTCATAAAAAGATACTCATTAactttaaacttattaatatttatttaactcattaAGATCTTAGTTaatgagtatatttttatacaaaaatgtaaacaagttactttgatttttcttttcaaGAATTGTTACTATGTACAGTATAAAATACTTACCAGCTGAAGCAGTACCAATCAATGCCTGTCCTGGTCGAGCAGTGGACACATCCCAGATGCCATCTTTATGTCCAGTAAATTCTCTGATAGGCTGGCAGTTGTATGTTGGAGCCTTAAAACTAGATACAATCTTGCTTGTTTGAACCTTCAATTTGTGACTGGCTTTTACTTTTTGTGAATTGTTTTGGGTCACtgtttaaggaaaaaaaatatcatgacaATTAATTGTATGTTAACTATTGACCTTAAAAGCAAAATTGTGTTACTATGTTGATGTAAACTTACATTTTACTTTAGAGTTTTTTCCTGATGTTTCAAACTCTATATAGTCAATATTTTGCTTATCACCAGCGTAACTTTCTCGCTCTAATTTCTCACTAAGTATATCTATCTTCTCTTGCACtataaaaaatgcataaataattattaaaaaaaaaaaaagatttatttttctactaCTTATCGTAATATTTGGGTTTAATTTCACTTACAATTTAAGTTTTCAGTATACAGAAGGTCAAATTCTTTCTCTATTTGAGAAAACAAATCATGTAGTCTAGATCTAAAGACAGGTGGAATTGATGTTTCAGAGTCTTCCATTTTAAGATAGTTCGGTAATCCATCAGAGCTTTCGGTAAGTGCTTGAAGTCTTCGCTTACTCGATTTCATGATCGAGAACGGATACTACTACATAAGACAGGAATATTTCAGCGATCAACTATCACATTACATGGCACACTTTACACAATTCGTATgttgtcataaatataaaatatatgcctgattttattattgcattagTATTCTGGCAAAAATATGGCaaatgacattaaattaaacgtattaaGTCCACAACTTCACCAACACGAACAAAAATTcgcaacaaaaatattacttttgacGTTAGATCTGATCATTGTACTTGTAGAATGTAGACAGATGACAGTTTGTAAGTTATTAGTAGAAAACAAAGATCGAAAGTAAGAATTGTAATTTTTCTACCAATATTCTTTGATTTAATTCATGTTACGACTTATAaacttagtaattatttacatcattgatttaatatacCTTAGATGATATATTCTATAAACTTAGGCAATATATCTTATTACCTCTGACtgcttttaaacaatatacgtatacttaaaacaataatattatttttataaaatctttgaaattattataatttaagcaacacattaatatttgcataaatactaatttaaatgtttcgGTTTTTTGTCTATGACAGTTAcagttactttaatataatctatatattatttatctgcaAAATAAAAGATGGCTGGCGAGTAGGTTT
Protein-coding regions in this window:
- the LOC113399366 gene encoding WD repeat-containing protein 37: MKSSKRRLQALTESSDGLPNYLKMEDSETSIPPVFRSRLHDLFSQIEKEFDLLYTENLNLQEKIDILSEKLERESYAGDKQNIDYIEFETSGKNSKVKLTQNNSQKVKASHKLKVQTSKIVSSFKAPTYNCQPIREFTGHKDGIWDVSTARPGQALIGTASADHTACVWSVEWAKCLLQYTGHSGSVNSIRFHPNRDIALTSSGDNTAHVWQAAVNWDLPRGQSSEEELEGGGEESLGEGDRPEVLRTPLIELTGHMGVVVAADWLTGGDHVITASWDRTANLYDVETGDCLQILTGHDHELTHASAHHNSRLVVTASRDTTFRLWDFREPIHSVSVFQGHTESVTSAVFTREDKVVSGSDDRSVKVWDVRNMRSALATIRSDSSVNRVCVSGAGLIAIPHDNRQVRLFDLQGQRLARLPRSSRQGHRRMVTSVAWAEDIASNINFFSCGFDRRILGWSIQPSKDN